From the Arvicola amphibius chromosome 2, mArvAmp1.2, whole genome shotgun sequence genome, one window contains:
- the LOC119806575 gene encoding proline-rich protein HaeIII subfamily 1-like: MLIALFTVAVLALSSIQSFSEAFPHGPPRHHGPKHGPPQLGPPQRGRPQQGPPQQGPPQRGPPQQGPPQRGPPQQGPPQQGPPQQGGPQQGPPQQGGPQQNQGPQPGNQQGPPQQGGQQENQGPQQGNQQGPPQQGGQQQNQGPQQGNQQGPSQQGGQQQNQGPQQGNQQGPPQQGGQQENQGPQQGNLQGPFQEGGRPQETTQGQESQ; this comes from the exons ATGCTGATTGCCCTGTTCACAGTGGCCGTGCTGGCCCTGAGCTCTATTCAGAGCTTCAGTGAAG CATTCCCCCACGGTCCTCCTCGTCACCATGGTCCTAAGCATGGCCCACCCCAGCTAGGCCCACCCCAGCGAGGCAGACCCCagcaaggcccaccccagcaAGGCCCACCACAGCGTGGCCCACCCCAGCAAGGCCCACCACAGCGTGGCCCACCACAGCAAGGCCCACCACAGCAAGGCCCACCCCAACAAGGAGGCCCTCAGCAAGGCCCACCCCAACAAGGAGGCCCTcagcagaaccaaggccctcaaCCTGGAAACCAGCAAGGCCCACCCCAACAAGGAGGCCAACAGGAGAACCAAGGCCCTCAGCAAGGAAACCAGCAAGGCCCACCACAACAAGGAGGTCAACAGCAAAACCAAGGCCCTCAGCAAGGAAACCAGCAAGGCCCATCACAACAAGGAGGCCAACAGCAGAACCAAGGTCCTCAACAAGGAAACCAGCAAGGCCCACCCCAACAAGGAGGCCAACAGGAGAACCAAGGCCCTCAGCAAGGAAACCTGCAAGGCCCATTCCAAGAGGGAGGCAGACCTCAGGAAACTACCCAGGGTCAGGAGTCTCAGTGA